The following proteins are co-located in the Pseudoalteromonas sp. N1230-9 genome:
- a CDS encoding MFS transporter, translating into MLGIFLIAACLRAPITGIAPVLEQIIEQFHLTASQAGMLTTLPLIAFAVASPMAAGLAKKCGLELSLFIALLLIGAGVMSRIINSANILFIGTAVIGVGIAIGNVLLPSLIKRDFPHKVAVMTSSYVLAMGIFGGSYSTLIIPLAEYKELGWQIALASYALLVLLAVLVWLPQLRQHTMPKETSISNATQNRVWHSSLAWQITLLLGFNSFFTYIMLGWLPSILVEGGHSAQHAGALQGAFQAASALPGIVLIPLLAKLKDQRILTLSLALLGALCSFGLLTAPSFALLWSITLGFCSGACFILGLSFVSLRTHNALQAAALSGMAQCIGYLLAATGPIVAGALHSYFNSWAGALWLCIASSLLCALFGYLSGRNITIGQQ; encoded by the coding sequence GTGCTAGGCATTTTTCTGATTGCGGCTTGCCTACGCGCGCCGATTACAGGCATTGCTCCCGTACTCGAACAAATAATTGAGCAGTTTCACTTAACTGCTTCTCAAGCGGGTATGCTGACTACATTACCACTCATCGCCTTTGCGGTTGCTTCTCCGATGGCTGCTGGGCTTGCAAAAAAATGTGGCCTTGAGCTGTCGCTGTTTATTGCCCTGCTCTTGATAGGCGCAGGCGTGATGTCACGCATCATAAATTCTGCCAATATTTTGTTTATAGGCACCGCAGTGATTGGGGTCGGTATTGCAATTGGTAATGTTTTGTTGCCAAGCCTGATTAAACGTGACTTTCCGCATAAAGTTGCAGTGATGACATCAAGCTACGTGTTGGCAATGGGTATATTTGGTGGCAGCTACTCAACACTTATCATTCCACTTGCAGAGTATAAAGAACTAGGCTGGCAGATAGCACTGGCAAGTTACGCGCTGTTAGTTTTACTTGCTGTGCTAGTTTGGTTACCACAACTTAGACAGCACACCATGCCCAAAGAAACATCAATATCGAATGCGACACAAAATAGAGTCTGGCATTCGTCATTGGCATGGCAAATAACACTTTTACTCGGCTTTAACTCGTTTTTCACTTATATCATGCTTGGCTGGTTACCGAGCATTCTGGTTGAAGGTGGCCATAGTGCGCAACATGCTGGCGCACTACAAGGCGCTTTCCAAGCTGCTTCTGCGCTGCCAGGTATTGTACTTATTCCATTACTTGCAAAGTTAAAAGATCAACGCATTCTTACGCTAAGCCTTGCCCTATTAGGCGCACTTTGCTCATTCGGGTTGCTCACTGCACCTAGCTTTGCCTTACTTTGGTCTATTACTTTAGGCTTTTGTTCAGGTGCCTGTTTTATTTTGGGTTTATCGTTTGTCAGCCTACGCACGCACAATGCACTACAAGCGGCGGCACTCTCTGGGATGGCACAATGTATCGGTTATTTATTAGCCGCAACAGGGCCTATTGTTGCAGGCGCGCTACATAGCTACTTTAATAGTTGGGCCGGAGCACTTTGGCTATGTATTGCATCAAGTCTGTTGTGTGCTTTGTTTGGTTATTTAAGTGGCCGAAATATCACTATCGGCCAACAGTAA
- a CDS encoding TonB-dependent receptor, with product MKLLFLPALTGLQLLSLQSYAATTELEHITTTASRTEVLADPLPVVVSNISKQQLALIAPTHIEQALKQVAGANLQHGNGQEYLPALRSPVFSGAGACGGLLTAEDGIPLRAAGFCNINELFEAHTEMAERIEVLKGPGSALYGSNAVHGVINVITPDSTYDHNRFGFDYGSFGYTRYKLGSGHDFGQQGFGINASITRDTGYRDDEGVDQEKVSLRHRFDGANLTVNSGLTYTYLDQQTAGYIEGFESYKDEDIAQSNPNPDAFRKARSLRIWSKINWSRDEINTFTFTPYIRDQSMTFFKHFLPGTPLEENAQQGVGLQSSWQHKLSDSSHLTMGFDGELTDADFLQYQDSPTEGSAFLVATVPQGKHYDYQVTSTLLAPFINLDWQLNDLLISLGGRYERMRYDYQNQMLAGRTKEDGTQCTMGGCRYSRPASDVNRFTNFSPKLGLSYQYADNQFFYANASEGYRAPQAAELYQLQREQNVADLKSEIAKNLELGLKGQQAKLHYVLSIYAMNKKNTIFRDSDFYYVNDGQTQHRGIELELAYAITSSLSMQFAASHAKHTYSYNQVLGGVNINGNLIDTAPRNIANLQLLWQANDMTRIGLELHTTSSYFTDPENQHSYEGHSLVNLRAAWQLTPKLTVTARINNLTDEHYAERADYTTFSGDRYFPGRPRNAMLSASYQF from the coding sequence ATGAAATTATTATTCCTCCCAGCACTCACTGGCTTACAACTTTTAAGTTTACAGTCATATGCAGCGACAACTGAACTTGAGCATATTACGACAACTGCCTCTCGCACAGAGGTGCTTGCCGATCCTCTGCCCGTTGTTGTGAGTAATATTTCAAAGCAACAATTAGCACTCATTGCGCCAACCCATATTGAACAAGCCCTTAAGCAAGTTGCTGGTGCAAATCTTCAACACGGCAATGGCCAAGAGTATTTACCCGCTTTACGTTCGCCTGTTTTTTCTGGTGCTGGTGCATGCGGCGGCTTACTCACAGCTGAAGATGGCATACCGCTGCGTGCTGCAGGTTTTTGTAACATTAACGAGTTATTCGAAGCACACACAGAAATGGCCGAGCGTATTGAAGTACTAAAGGGCCCAGGTTCTGCGCTTTATGGCTCAAATGCAGTGCATGGGGTGATCAACGTGATCACCCCTGATTCGACCTACGACCATAACCGATTTGGTTTTGATTACGGCTCGTTTGGCTACACTCGTTACAAACTAGGTTCTGGCCATGATTTTGGTCAACAAGGTTTTGGCATCAATGCCAGTATTACTCGCGATACTGGCTATCGAGATGACGAAGGGGTTGACCAAGAAAAAGTATCATTACGCCACCGTTTCGATGGTGCAAACTTAACAGTTAATAGTGGCTTGACGTACACCTACTTAGATCAACAAACAGCAGGTTATATTGAGGGCTTTGAAAGCTATAAGGATGAGGATATTGCGCAATCAAACCCAAACCCTGATGCCTTTCGTAAAGCACGTTCTTTACGTATATGGTCAAAAATAAATTGGTCTAGGGATGAGATTAATACCTTTACGTTTACACCTTATATTCGTGACCAAAGCATGACCTTTTTTAAACACTTTTTACCTGGTACACCGCTTGAAGAAAATGCCCAGCAAGGTGTTGGCTTGCAATCAAGTTGGCAACATAAGTTAAGTGATTCAAGTCATTTAACTATGGGTTTTGATGGTGAGCTTACTGATGCTGATTTTTTACAATATCAAGATAGTCCAACTGAAGGCTCAGCATTCTTAGTTGCTACAGTCCCTCAAGGAAAACATTACGATTATCAAGTAACAAGTACCTTATTGGCGCCCTTCATTAACCTTGACTGGCAATTGAATGACTTACTCATTAGCCTTGGCGGTAGATACGAACGTATGCGCTATGATTATCAAAATCAAATGCTCGCTGGACGTACTAAAGAAGACGGAACACAGTGCACAATGGGCGGGTGTCGCTACTCTCGCCCTGCAAGTGATGTTAATCGCTTTACTAACTTTTCACCGAAGCTTGGCTTGAGCTATCAATATGCTGATAACCAGTTTTTCTACGCCAATGCTTCTGAAGGTTACCGAGCCCCGCAAGCGGCTGAGCTTTATCAGTTGCAACGCGAACAAAATGTGGCAGATCTTAAGTCTGAAATAGCTAAAAACTTAGAGCTTGGTTTAAAAGGCCAACAAGCAAAGCTGCATTATGTATTGAGCATTTACGCCATGAACAAAAAGAACACAATTTTCCGCGACAGTGATTTTTATTATGTCAATGATGGTCAAACTCAACATCGTGGAATTGAGCTTGAACTTGCCTATGCCATCACATCAAGCCTATCGATGCAGTTTGCCGCGAGCCATGCCAAGCACACTTACAGTTACAATCAAGTGCTCGGTGGGGTTAATATCAATGGCAATCTTATTGATACCGCACCACGTAACATCGCAAACTTGCAGCTACTTTGGCAAGCAAACGACATGACACGTATTGGGCTTGAGCTGCATACCACTAGCAGCTACTTTACAGACCCCGAAAATCAGCACAGCTATGAAGGCCACTCTCTTGTTAATTTAAGAGCCGCATGGCAGCTCACTCCTAAGCTTACGGTGACTGCGCGAATTAATAACCTTACTGATGAACATTATGCAGAGCGCGCTGACTACACAACCTTTAGCGGTGACCGTTACTTTCCAGGTCGGCCACGCAATGCAATGTTATCAGCAAGTTACCAGTTTTAA
- a CDS encoding endonuclease/exonuclease/phosphatase family protein — MIYVLIGVLTLLLIITLLPMSYCQHYLVRSCDFVRLQVFYLAAFCCAASSYLVISQSSFLSLSCVFLSIIILLLQGKWIYPYTPFAKQEVLASSKDAEHSIRIMSANVLMSNERYEALISLVNKHQPDLLITLESDIIWQQQLKGLESDYPHRIYCPKDNRYGMHLYSKYKIKRYQICELIEDDIPSIHILFEDADGVEMQGHFIHPAPPSPTEEDSSRTRDTELIILAKALKKLRRPCIVAGDLNDVAWSRTTRLFMKISGFLDPRKGRGFFNTFHAEYFFMRWPLDHLFHSNDFTVKRIERLAKYGSDHFALLTELVYKPNACNQKQTERIDEDVAVEELKMPSASKHQVPMFDD, encoded by the coding sequence ATGATTTATGTTTTAATCGGTGTATTGACGCTATTACTTATCATCACCTTATTACCTATGTCATATTGCCAGCATTATTTGGTGCGAAGCTGTGACTTTGTTAGGTTACAAGTGTTTTATTTGGCGGCATTTTGCTGCGCAGCTTCAAGCTACTTAGTTATATCTCAATCGTCGTTTTTATCACTTAGCTGTGTATTCTTAAGCATTATTATTTTGCTACTACAAGGGAAGTGGATTTACCCTTATACACCATTTGCTAAGCAGGAGGTATTAGCCAGTTCCAAGGATGCTGAACACAGCATTCGTATTATGTCGGCTAATGTACTGATGTCTAATGAGCGCTATGAAGCGCTCATTTCATTAGTTAATAAGCACCAACCCGACCTACTTATTACGCTCGAATCAGACATCATTTGGCAGCAGCAATTAAAAGGACTTGAGAGCGATTACCCGCACCGAATATATTGCCCTAAAGATAATCGTTACGGAATGCATTTATACAGTAAATATAAAATAAAACGCTATCAGATTTGTGAGTTGATTGAAGATGATATTCCCTCAATTCATATTTTATTTGAAGACGCTGATGGCGTTGAAATGCAAGGGCACTTTATTCACCCTGCACCACCTAGTCCAACCGAAGAAGACAGCTCTCGCACTCGCGATACTGAACTTATTATTCTTGCCAAAGCACTCAAAAAGCTACGCCGTCCTTGCATTGTCGCCGGTGATTTAAATGATGTGGCATGGTCTCGTACAACGCGATTATTTATGAAGATTTCTGGCTTTTTAGACCCACGTAAAGGGCGCGGTTTCTTTAATACTTTTCATGCTGAATATTTCTTTATGCGCTGGCCGCTCGACCATTTATTTCACAGTAATGACTTTACGGTAAAACGCATTGAGCGATTGGCTAAGTATGGTTCAGATCACTTTGCTTTACTTACTGAGCTGGTTTATAAACCCAATGCGTGTAATCAAAAACAAACCGAGCGAATAGATGAAGATGTGGCAGTTGAGGAATTAAAAATGCCCAGTGCATCGAAGCACCAAGTTCCCATGTTCGATGATTAA
- a CDS encoding NAD-dependent succinate-semialdehyde dehydrogenase, which translates to MTDTVTTINPTTEQPLETYTLLSLEKAQAEVDKCHEAFKAWRETSLTKRAEHLNKLASIIESNKQDIAQLMTDEMGKLYQQGLQEVELCAAICRYTAEQGPKVLADEKRDMQGGHAIVTYQPIGVILGIQPWNFPLYQVIRYACANIMAGNTTVLKHAGNVFGMAEKIEQLFAQAGFPDYCFKNLLIDGKTASELIEHKAIRGVTFTGSDGTGKKVAERAGKYVKKTVLELGSNDAYVVLDDADLETAISACTQGRLINNGQTCVSAKRFVVVDALYSDFKAMIKKQFENTKMGDPNENDSDLGPMAREDLRDKLHQQVKESIEAGADAVVGGEIPEREGFYYPATLLENIKPGMPAYDDELFGPVASLIKAKDNDDAMRIANDSRYGLGGGIFSKNEKQAIELAKHHFDTGMVNINGYGLAQPNLPFGGVKDSGYGREHGGFGLREFVNIKTVMVNE; encoded by the coding sequence ATGACTGACACTGTAACCACAATCAATCCGACTACAGAGCAACCTCTCGAAACATATACTCTCTTGTCTTTAGAAAAGGCGCAAGCAGAAGTAGATAAATGCCATGAAGCATTTAAAGCGTGGCGTGAAACATCATTAACTAAACGCGCAGAGCATCTCAATAAGCTAGCCAGTATTATTGAGTCGAATAAGCAAGATATTGCACAGCTTATGACAGATGAAATGGGCAAGCTTTATCAGCAAGGTTTACAAGAAGTTGAGCTATGCGCTGCTATCTGTCGCTATACCGCTGAACAGGGCCCAAAAGTACTAGCAGATGAAAAGCGTGATATGCAAGGCGGCCATGCAATCGTTACCTATCAGCCAATAGGCGTTATTTTGGGTATTCAACCTTGGAACTTCCCACTTTATCAAGTTATTCGTTATGCCTGTGCAAATATTATGGCGGGCAATACGACGGTATTAAAGCATGCAGGTAATGTATTTGGCATGGCTGAAAAAATTGAACAGCTATTTGCACAAGCAGGCTTCCCAGACTATTGCTTTAAAAATCTTTTAATCGATGGCAAAACGGCCAGTGAATTAATAGAACACAAAGCGATTCGTGGCGTTACGTTCACAGGCAGTGATGGCACTGGTAAAAAGGTTGCTGAACGCGCAGGGAAATATGTGAAGAAAACCGTCCTCGAACTTGGCAGTAACGATGCGTACGTTGTACTGGATGATGCTGATCTTGAAACCGCTATCAGCGCATGTACACAAGGTCGTCTAATAAATAACGGGCAAACCTGTGTGTCTGCAAAACGCTTTGTGGTTGTCGATGCGCTTTATAGTGATTTTAAAGCAATGATCAAAAAGCAATTTGAAAATACAAAAATGGGCGATCCTAATGAAAATGATAGCGATTTAGGTCCAATGGCTCGTGAAGACTTGCGCGACAAGCTACATCAGCAAGTCAAAGAGTCTATTGAAGCGGGTGCTGATGCAGTGGTGGGAGGTGAAATCCCCGAACGTGAAGGTTTTTATTATCCTGCAACCTTACTTGAAAATATTAAGCCTGGCATGCCAGCGTATGATGACGAACTGTTTGGCCCTGTTGCATCTCTTATCAAAGCCAAAGATAACGACGATGCTATGCGCATTGCAAACGACTCCCGCTATGGTCTAGGCGGTGGTATTTTCTCGAAAAATGAAAAGCAGGCTATTGAACTTGCCAAACACCACTTTGATACAGGCATGGTCAATATCAATGGCTATGGCTTGGCGCAACCAAATCTGCCTTTCGGTGGCGTAAAAGATAGCGGTTATGGCCGTGAGCATGGCGGTTTTGGATTACGCGAATTTGTGAATATAAAAACCGTTATGGTCAATGAATAA
- a CDS encoding NAD(P)H-dependent flavin oxidoreductase translates to MKKSYFDTELAIIQAPMAGVQNARLAEAVCQAGGLGSLPCAMLSKEQLVSELEYLSNANDKPYNLNFFCHHTPTYTKQQQAAWHTLLSPYLEEFDVDTSALSTVASRQPINQDIIDVIAPYKPPVISFHFGLPEAAIISQIKKWGGKVISSATTLAEAKWLVESGADAVIAQGLEAGGHRGHFLSMDLSLQLTTKELVRTCVELDIPTIAAGGIATPEDVSFYQKLGVIAVQVGSAYLLTEEATTSSLHRQALMSQQVGSTELTTLFSGRAARGITNRVMEELGAIPQHVPPFPYASIAITALRTHAEANNDSGFSPLWCGEKFINRDGVSAAKITQLLMQGWQD, encoded by the coding sequence ATGAAAAAATCATACTTCGATACAGAATTGGCGATTATTCAAGCCCCCATGGCTGGAGTACAAAATGCAAGGTTAGCAGAGGCTGTTTGCCAAGCGGGTGGGTTGGGGTCTTTACCTTGTGCAATGTTATCTAAAGAGCAATTGGTAAGTGAGCTTGAGTATTTAAGTAATGCCAATGACAAGCCTTACAATTTAAACTTCTTTTGTCACCATACTCCAACTTATACAAAACAGCAGCAAGCTGCTTGGCATACCTTACTTTCTCCTTACCTAGAGGAGTTTGATGTTGATACATCGGCACTTTCAACCGTTGCCTCACGCCAGCCAATTAATCAAGACATTATTGATGTGATAGCACCTTATAAGCCGCCAGTGATCAGCTTTCATTTTGGCTTACCTGAAGCAGCCATTATTTCGCAAATTAAAAAGTGGGGTGGCAAGGTGATTTCATCTGCAACTACACTAGCAGAAGCTAAATGGTTAGTTGAGAGTGGGGCAGATGCTGTAATAGCACAAGGGCTTGAGGCTGGTGGTCATCGAGGTCATTTTTTATCGATGGATTTATCATTGCAACTGACCACCAAAGAGTTGGTTCGTACTTGTGTCGAACTTGATATCCCAACAATTGCAGCGGGGGGCATTGCAACGCCAGAGGATGTGAGTTTCTATCAAAAGTTAGGTGTGATTGCAGTTCAAGTGGGGAGTGCTTATTTACTGACAGAAGAGGCAACAACAAGCTCGTTACACCGCCAAGCATTAATGTCTCAGCAAGTAGGCAGCACTGAACTTACGACTTTATTTTCAGGACGTGCAGCACGCGGGATAACGAATAGAGTGATGGAAGAGTTAGGCGCAATTCCTCAACATGTACCTCCTTTTCCTTATGCATCGATCGCAATCACGGCATTACGAACTCATGCAGAAGCAAACAATGATAGTGGTTTTTCGCCCCTTTGGTGCGGAGAAAAATTTATTAACCGTGATGGGGTGAGCGCAGCAAAGATCACTCAGTTGCTAATGCAAGGATGGCAAGATTGA
- a CDS encoding Crp/Fnr family transcriptional regulator → MARLTDTQLLELGDSYQQLAEQLKHQLAGSYPIKRYVRDDVLLRQGALQTHGYLILSGVLGALHASENGGQKCKEFYFQDEFALLYGNWLTHTPALYQLKVIRDAKVIKVPLTLLEQPLNQMMKQQLVTQQLLFKEAKEAFLLLNSPQQRYEYLLAKKPHWLAQLSLTEVAMYIGISAISLSRIRKRLNLS, encoded by the coding sequence ATGGCAAGATTGACGGATACGCAGTTACTTGAACTGGGAGATAGCTACCAGCAACTTGCAGAGCAATTAAAGCACCAGTTAGCGGGGAGCTATCCAATCAAGCGTTATGTGCGTGATGACGTGCTTTTAAGGCAAGGAGCGCTGCAAACTCATGGTTATCTTATTTTATCGGGTGTACTCGGAGCACTCCATGCGAGTGAAAATGGTGGGCAAAAGTGCAAAGAGTTTTACTTTCAAGATGAATTTGCCTTGCTCTATGGTAATTGGTTAACACACACGCCAGCTCTTTATCAGCTTAAAGTCATTCGTGACGCTAAAGTAATAAAAGTACCGCTTACATTACTTGAGCAGCCTTTGAATCAAATGATGAAGCAGCAACTTGTTACCCAGCAGTTGCTATTCAAAGAAGCAAAGGAAGCCTTTTTATTACTTAACTCCCCACAGCAACGTTATGAATATTTACTTGCTAAAAAGCCCCATTGGTTGGCTCAGTTGAGCTTAACAGAAGTTGCAATGTATATTGGTATTTCCGCTATTTCATTATCACGAATTCGTAAGCGTCTTAACTTAAGTTAA
- a CDS encoding YgjV family protein has product MFILSQCLVAVATLLDLASFQFKSRQIILMCLFSSVLLTSIHFLLLDNLSAAALMLIAALRYGYCIFARKQWVMYGFMGLSVFAVLITWQSWFSFIALTATLVQTYASFQSKDLLLRCLMVVGTVCWITHNLLIFSPVAVVMETVFLLSNLLGLWRFYVNPKTVTP; this is encoded by the coding sequence ATGTTTATTTTGTCGCAATGTTTGGTTGCTGTTGCTACTTTACTCGATTTAGCCTCGTTCCAGTTTAAATCTCGTCAGATTATTTTAATGTGTTTGTTTAGCTCGGTTTTGCTAACGTCGATACATTTTTTGTTGCTTGATAATTTAAGCGCAGCGGCACTAATGCTGATAGCTGCTCTACGCTACGGCTACTGCATTTTTGCTCGAAAGCAGTGGGTAATGTATGGCTTTATGGGTTTAAGTGTTTTTGCAGTGCTTATTACATGGCAAAGTTGGTTCAGTTTTATTGCTCTGACTGCGACCTTGGTTCAAACATATGCCTCATTTCAGAGCAAAGATCTATTACTTCGTTGCTTGATGGTTGTGGGGACTGTTTGTTGGATCACGCACAACTTACTTATTTTTTCGCCTGTTGCGGTGGTCATGGAAACCGTTTTCCTGTTGAGTAATCTTCTGGGATTATGGCGTTTTTATGTTAATCCAAAAACAGTAACGCCATAA
- a CDS encoding NUDIX hydrolase: MKLLRKVTHPSINDENKSQFTRETARAIILKGEKILLLYTARYDDYSLPGGGIDTGESVEEGLIRELQEETGAQNIKIKKPLGLYEELRPWYKDDFECIHIKSYCYYCDIDEQLALPKMEHYEIQNGMQPKWVNIHSAIAHNETTMAMSEKQGLSIQRETFLLKLIAKTI, from the coding sequence ATGAAACTATTAAGAAAAGTTACCCACCCTAGCATTAATGACGAAAACAAAAGTCAGTTTACCCGTGAAACCGCCCGTGCGATTATTTTAAAAGGTGAAAAAATCCTCCTACTTTATACTGCTCGTTATGATGACTATAGCTTGCCTGGCGGCGGAATTGACACAGGTGAAAGTGTTGAAGAAGGATTAATACGCGAGCTGCAAGAAGAAACGGGGGCGCAAAATATTAAAATTAAAAAACCACTTGGCCTCTATGAAGAATTAAGGCCTTGGTATAAAGATGACTTTGAGTGTATACACATTAAATCCTACTGCTACTATTGCGACATCGATGAGCAGTTGGCTCTGCCAAAAATGGAGCACTACGAAATACAAAATGGCATGCAACCCAAATGGGTAAATATCCATAGTGCAATTGCTCACAACGAAACCACAATGGCAATGAGCGAGAAGCAAGGTTTGTCGATTCAGCGAGAAACTTTTCTACTCAAACTCATCGCTAAAACTATATAA
- a CDS encoding sigma-54-dependent transcriptional regulator — MLNVLLVDDDSEFSEVVCHIVEFLGHNINTAANLAEAEQWFKNNTFDHVFLDFMLPDGSGLHLLEHLKLIGQSPRVTLISGHPSVKGKLAEMCEPNVGHLVKPLQREDIERVLNPKKANTKKKATPSIKRHFGTLIGESEVMQKLYTMIERVAATSANVMLMGESGAGKEVVAQAIHNATQCDGPLVATNCGAFSKELIGSELFGHEKGAFTGAVARKEGVFEQAAGGTLFLDEVTEMPIDMQPNLLRVLESKRVTRVGGTKEQAVNCRVISATNRTLTDLAQNNVIREDIYFRLAVFPIDIPPLRERKEDIPLLAEAFLDQLNDENGTSFKWQASQIKVLEGHDWPGNVRELRHAIHRAFIMSDPKGSTITLPDSLESPFSRVNKETQSNNQVLAGQTIEEVEKELIHATLDKVQGNKTIAAQMLGISTKTLYNRLNAYGGIGEYK, encoded by the coding sequence ATGTTAAACGTACTTTTAGTTGATGATGATAGTGAGTTTAGTGAAGTTGTATGTCATATAGTCGAGTTCCTAGGTCATAATATAAACACAGCCGCAAATCTTGCAGAAGCAGAACAGTGGTTTAAGAACAATACATTTGATCATGTCTTTTTAGACTTTATGCTACCAGATGGCAGCGGCTTACATTTACTTGAGCATCTTAAACTAATTGGTCAATCTCCTCGCGTTACTTTAATTTCGGGTCATCCGTCAGTGAAAGGTAAGCTCGCAGAAATGTGTGAGCCTAATGTGGGACACCTTGTAAAACCACTCCAACGCGAAGATATTGAACGGGTTTTAAATCCTAAAAAAGCCAATACTAAGAAAAAAGCAACACCGAGTATTAAGCGTCATTTTGGCACCCTAATTGGCGAGTCAGAGGTTATGCAAAAGCTTTACACTATGATTGAGCGGGTTGCGGCAACATCGGCTAACGTTATGCTAATGGGTGAAAGTGGTGCTGGTAAGGAAGTGGTTGCACAAGCAATTCACAACGCCACGCAGTGCGATGGTCCTTTGGTTGCGACTAACTGTGGTGCATTCTCGAAAGAACTGATTGGTAGTGAGTTATTCGGTCACGAAAAAGGGGCGTTTACGGGAGCTGTCGCTCGTAAAGAAGGGGTGTTTGAGCAAGCCGCAGGGGGCACGTTATTTTTAGATGAAGTAACAGAAATGCCTATTGATATGCAGCCAAACTTATTACGTGTACTTGAAAGTAAAAGGGTTACGCGTGTTGGTGGCACGAAAGAGCAAGCGGTAAACTGCCGTGTTATTTCAGCAACCAATAGAACGTTAACTGACCTTGCACAAAATAACGTGATCCGCGAAGATATTTATTTTCGTTTGGCGGTTTTTCCAATTGATATTCCCCCACTGCGCGAGCGAAAAGAAGATATTCCATTGCTCGCAGAGGCATTTTTAGATCAACTAAATGACGAAAATGGAACCAGCTTTAAATGGCAAGCAAGTCAGATAAAGGTACTTGAAGGGCATGACTGGCCTGGTAATGTACGAGAATTGCGCCATGCTATCCACCGTGCATTTATTATGAGTGATCCAAAAGGAAGCACTATTACCTTGCCAGACTCGCTAGAGTCACCATTTTCGCGGGTAAACAAAGAGACTCAATCAAATAATCAAGTGCTGGCAGGGCAAACGATTGAAGAAGTTGAAAAAGAGTTGATCCATGCAACTTTAGATAAAGTACAAGGTAACAAGACAATTGCCGCCCAGATGTTGGGGATCAGCACAAAAACACTGTATAACCGTTTGAATGCATACGGCGGTATTGGAGAATACAAATAA
- a CDS encoding histidine kinase — translation MNNNESLRQLVHDARAPLNRISMNAELVKLVLENDMPKDKALAALDKIIINCQQCSEQLQKISDTHSDE, via the coding sequence ATGAATAATAACGAGTCTTTACGTCAGTTGGTGCATGATGCGCGTGCACCTTTAAACCGTATTTCGATGAATGCAGAGTTAGTTAAGCTCGTATTAGAAAATGATATGCCGAAAGATAAAGCACTCGCGGCCCTTGATAAAATAATTATTAATTGCCAGCAATGTAGCGAGCAACTACAAAAAATAAGTGACACTCACTCCGATGAGTAA